Sequence from the Symbiopectobacterium purcellii genome:
GGGAGCGTATCTCCGCTCGACTGGGCGATGTGTTGAGTCAACTCTATCTCGCCTCGGCGACGCTGAAACGCTTTGACGACGAAGGCCGCCAGCAGGCCGATCTGCCGCTGGTGCACTGGGGCGTGCAAGATAGCCTGCATCAGGCCGAAGTGGCCTTAAACGATCTGCTGCGCAACTTCCCGAACCGTGCGGTGGCGGCAATCATGCGCATCGCGCTATTCCCGCTGGGTCAGGTCAGCCCGGCGCCGAGCGACCGTCTGGATCATCAAGTCGCCAAGCTGCTGCAAACGCCAAGCGCCACGCGCAGCCGTTTAGGACGCGGTCAATACCTGACGGCCAGCGAGCACAACCCGGTGGGTCTGCTGGAACAGTCGTTGCTGGAGGTGATGGCCGCCGAACCAATCCACCAGCGGCTGTCGAAAGCGTTAGGTAAATCCCTGCCGTTCATGCGGCTCGATCAGTTGGCAGAGCAAGCCTTGGCAGAAGGCGATATCACCGCGGAAGAGGCACAGATATTGATCCGTGCCGAAGCGAGCCGATTGCGCGCCATCAATGTGGATGATTTTGCACCTGAGGCACTGGCGGCTCAAGCACCGCAGGCCAAACCGGCAACCAAGAAATCCGTGGCTGTCGCCTGATAACCCGCCGGACTGCCCGCGCAGTCCGGCGTTTTCCGTTCTTCATTCTCAACGCTACATTACCGCACTGAACATATCATTATCCTGCTCAGTATCTGCGCGGAGTTTGAAGCGCCTCCGAGAAGCCCAAGGCCATTGCCCGGATAATTCCTCTTTTAGCTGAGAGGAAAGGATCGATGAGCACCCGTTTCAGTGGGTTACGTAAAGGCCTCAGTTGGATGTACCCGCGCCGTCTACGCAACCAGCTCATTATGATTGCGGTGTTCATGGTCACGATCCCCACCCTCACTATTGGCTACGTGGTAGAAACCGAGGGCCGGGCGGCACTGCTGCAAGAGAAAGAGAAAAAACTCTCTGCCATTACCCATCTGCTGGATGAAGCACTGGGGGACAGGTTCACGCATTTTGCCACCCTCCCCCATGCTGAGCGTATTCAGGCACTCAATCAGGAATTAGCCCCGATCACCGAGAGGATCACGCGCGCCTTTAACGGTGTTGGCGCTGGCTATTACCACCGCGCGCTGGATGCCATCATCACCTATGCCCCTTCGGCACAGTTCCAGTCCAACGTCGGTGTCACGATCAACGCCGACCACCCAGGCAGAGAAGTGATGTCCAGCAATCAGCCCAAGGTCTATTCCGGCAAGCAGGTGCGTGGCAACATCATGAATTCCATGCAGCCTATCACCCGCGATGGCAATGTCATTGGTTATATCTGGGCCAACGAGTTATCGGAAGATATCAGCCAGCAGGCACGGCGCATGGATATCAATATTGTCTCGGTGCTGGCGCTGGGTTTGCTGGTGAGCCTGTGCCTGATCATTCTGCTCTCTCGCCGTTTCAGTACCAGCATTGACGTGATCGCCCACGGGCTGGAGGATCTGGCGCAGAATCTGAATACCCGATTGCCGCCCTTATCGGGAGATTTGGGGAAGATCTCGCTCAGTGTCAATGCATTGGCGCAGGCGTTACGCGAAACCAAAACCCTCAACGATTTGATCATCGAGAGTGCCGCCGACGGCGTGATCGCCGTGGATAAACACGGCAATGTCACTACGATCAACCCTGCTGCTCAGGAGATCACCGGCTACCGGCAGGATGAGCTACTGGGCCAGCCGTATGCCAAAATATTCTCCAACACGCATTTCGACAGCCCGGTGCTGGATACGCTGCAAAAAGGCACCGAACACGTGGCGCTGGAAGTCAGTTTTCCCGCCCGGAATCGCACCATTGAACTGAGTGTGACCACCAGCCAGATCCATAATGCCCATAATGAACTGGTCGGCGCGTTGGTGATCTTCTCCGATCTCACGGCGCGTAAAGAAGTGCAACGGCGGCTGGCGCAAACGGAGCGTCTGGCAACACTGGGCGAACTGATGGCGGGCGTCGCCCATGAGGTGCGTAACCCGCTGACCGCCATCAAAGGCTACGTGCAGATCCTCAAGCAGCAGGACACCGACCCAATCCATCAG
This genomic interval carries:
- the atoS gene encoding two-component system sensor histidine kinase AtoS, which encodes MSTRFSGLRKGLSWMYPRRLRNQLIMIAVFMVTIPTLTIGYVVETEGRAALLQEKEKKLSAITHLLDEALGDRFTHFATLPHAERIQALNQELAPITERITRAFNGVGAGYYHRALDAIITYAPSAQFQSNVGVTINADHPGREVMSSNQPKVYSGKQVRGNIMNSMQPITRDGNVIGYIWANELSEDISQQARRMDINIVSVLALGLLVSLCLIILLSRRFSTSIDVIAHGLEDLAQNLNTRLPPLSGDLGKISLSVNALAQALRETKTLNDLIIESAADGVIAVDKHGNVTTINPAAQEITGYRQDELLGQPYAKIFSNTHFDSPVLDTLQKGTEHVALEVSFPARNRTIELSVTTSQIHNAHNELVGALVIFSDLTARKEVQRRLAQTERLATLGELMAGVAHEVRNPLTAIKGYVQILKQQDTDPIHQEYIAIILKETHSINRVIQQLLDFARPRQGYWQLVSLNQLIEECLVLIQTTGLQARIDVSKDLAPDLEEVEADGELLRQVILNILINAVQAISARGQIHIRTWQVDDARQAVTIRDTGCGIPEQHKNKIFDPFFTTKASGTGLGLALSQRIINAHQGDIQLSSDPEHGTAFTLLLPIHHQGNTPR